The following DNA comes from Longimicrobium sp..
CGAACGGCGCCCCGATGCGGGTGCGCGAAAGATCCAGCTGCGCCTTGCGCAACCGCACCTCGGCCGCGTCCAGCCCCGTCTTCGCGCGCGCGAAGGCGGCGCGGTCGGCGCGCACGGCCGGGTCGCGGATCTCCTCGTCCAGCAGCGTAGCCTCGCGGTAGCTGGCCTGCGCCTGCCGCAGGTTGGCCTGCGCCTCCTCCACCGCCAGCCCGTACTCCGCCGCGTCCAGCCCCATCAGCAGCTGCCCGCTTCCCACCGCGTCGTTCTCGCGCACCGGCAGGGTGCTCACCCGGCCGGTGACCTGCGCCACCACCACCGTCTTCTTCCACCCCTCCGCCTGCCCGGCCGCGTTCACGGCCACCACCAGCGTGTCGCGCACGGCGGCCACGCCCTTCACGGGAATTGCCACGTCGGTGCTGAAGCTGCCGCTCGCCGAGGTGCGCGGGCGGGCCCTCGATGCGCCGCCGTCGTCCCCGTCGCCCGGCTGCTGCGCGGCGCGGATGCGCCCGTAGATCCCCACCGACGTGGCGAACACCAGCGCCAGCACGGCGAAGGCGATCAGGAAGGGGCGGAATGAAGGCTTCATGCGTGAACAGTGGGTCGCGTGGTCCTGGATCCGACCGTCCCGCGAGTGGGAGGGAATCCCAATCTAATCCTTTGTGCACCAGCGAGACAACGGGCGTGAAAGGAGTGTCGCCGCACCGGACCCGTTGCCCCAGCGTGTGTTACGGAGACGGGCTCACCGGGACTCCGCCGCCACGCGCACCTCGTCCGCGGCGCGGATGCCGGAGGCCAGCGCGCCCTGCATCCACCCGGGCCACGGCGAGGTGTGGTCGCCGGCGAAGTGGACGCGCCCCTCCGCGCGCGCCAGGTGCGGCAGGAAGGCCCGCATCTCCCCCGGCGCGAACCAGGCGTAGTCGCCCCGCGCCCACGGGTCCGCGTCCCAGCAGACCGACGCGCCGTGCTCCACGCGCCGCGCCAGCCCCGGATGCACGCGCCCGGCGTGCTCGCGCGCGAACGCCACCCGCGCCTCCGGCTGCATCGCCGCTACGTGGCGGGCGTTGGGCCCGGAGACGAACGCCTCCAGCACGGCCCGGCGCCCCGCCTGCCCCGCCGTCGCGTCCACCGCGTGCATGATGGGCAGGTCCGTGGGCACGGCGACGTCGTCCGGGGCCCAGCACCGCTCCCGCACCTGCAGGTACACGCGCGTGATCGACGTCGTCCGCAGCCCCTCCACCGCGCGCCGCTTCGCGGGGGAGAAGGCGGGCGACACACGGACGGTCCGCAGCGTGGGAAACGGGATCGCGCACACCAGCCGGTCCGCGGCGACCGTGCGGCGCGTCCCCCGCTCCGCGACCTCCACGCGCACGCCGGCCTCGTCCTGCTCGATCGCCGTCACCGCCGCGCCGTAGCGGATGCGTGCGCCGAGCCGGTCGGCCAGCGCGCGCGGCAGGCGGTCGGTGCCGCCCGCGACGAGCGACATCCCCTCCACGCCGCGCTGGAGCGCCAGGTCCCGCAGGAGCGACAGCGCGGAGACGGCGTCGACCCCGTCCCCCCACTCGTCCAGGTAGCCCAGGCGGATAAGCGACACCGCGCCGGGGGACGCCCCGCGGCTCCGCAGCATCTCCGCGAAGCTGACGCCGTCCAGCCGCAGCGCCGCCTCGCCCGGCCACGACGGATGCTGCGGGTCGCCGATCGCGGCCAGCGCGGGGGCCGCATACCGCGCCAGCAGCGCCCCGGGCGACATCCGCGCCTCGGATGGCGCCAGCTCCACTGGCCACCGCGCCGCGCGCCCCGGCCGCACGGAGACGGAGCGTCCGCGCACGAAGTACCGTCCCCCCGCCGCCCCCCGCCCGCGCGCCGCGGGAACGAGCGAGACGCCAAGTTCCCGCGCGTAGCCGACGGTGTGGAAGTGCGTGTCGGGGACGTACACCGCGCCGGCCTCGGCATACAGCCCGTCCGCGAACTCGCCGCGCAGGGTATGCACCCGGCCGCCGGGGCGGTCGCGCGCCTCCAGCACGGTCACGTCGTGCCCGCGCTTCACCAGCTCGTACGCCGCCGCCAGCCCGGCCAGCCCCGCGCCCGCGACCACCACCCGCGCCGGACGCCCGTTCCCGCCCCGCGCCCGCTCGCCGCCGCACGCGACGCCCGCCAGCGCCGCGGCCGCCGCCGCGCCGCGCACCACGAACTCGCGCCGGGTGATGCGATCTGCCATTGCGCCGGCCGGTGGAAGGACGGGGTGCGAGAGTGCGAAGGTGCGAGAGTGCGAAAGTAACGGGAGCGCCAGCCAGGACCCGCGTCGGACGCTCCCATCGAGATGATCGACCGCAGGAGATCGCGATCCTCCGCCTACCGGCTTTCCGGGTTGGCGATGAGCTTCTCCAGCTCCTCCTCGGAGAGTGCGCCGGGGTGCAGGGTGCCGTTGATGATCAGCGTGGGCGTCACCTGTACCTGCGTGTCCGCGCCGGACTTCGCGTCGCGGTCCACGCTCGCCATCGTGCGCGCGTCGGCCAGGCAGCGCTCGAACGCCGCCGCGTCGGGCACGCCCGCCTCGCGCGCGAACCGCGACCACGCCTTCGTCCCCAGCGAGTCCTGCTGGGCGAAGAGGAGCGTGGCGAACGGCTCGAAGCGTCCCTGCCCGCCCGCGCACTCCGCCGCGACCGCCGCGGGGCGGGCATGGGGATGGATCGCGTCCAGCGGGAAGTGGCGGTAGAGCACGGCCACGCGGTCCGGGTGGCGCCGGAGGACGGCTTCCAGCACGGGATGCGTTTTCGCGCAGAACGGGCACTGGAAGTCGGAGAACTCCACGATGCGCACCGGCGCGTCGCGGCGGCCCATCCACTGGCCGCCCTGCAGCAGCGCCTCCCAGTCGTCCACCCGCCGCGGGCGCATGTCCGGCTGCCCCGCCGCCGCGGGCGCGAAGAGCTCGCGCCGTACCGCCAGCGTGGTCACCACCAGCGCGCACGCCACCATCGCCGCGGTGGCAAGGTTCGAAAGCAGGCTCCGGTTCATGTGCGCTTCGGTTCGGGGTGGACCGGCTTCAGGTCGTAGACCACCACGTGCTGCACGTCGTCGCCGTCCAGCGCCACGCCGTACGCCACGTCGCCGCGGATCAGGTGCAGCTTCACGCGCGCGGGGGTCTGGAACGCGCCCACGCGCCGCCCCTGCTCGTCGAAGGCCGCCCAGTGCAGGGGCTCGCCCGCCCGCGCCGTGGGCGCCATCCAGATCCGCCCCGAGTCGTCCACCAGCATCTGGTCCAGCAGCGGCCAGGTCTTCCGCCCGGCCCCCTCCAGCGCCCGCACGATCGTCTGCCGCTCGAAGGGTCCTCCCCGCTGCATCCGCGTGACGACGCTGTCCATCTCGGCGCCGGTGACCGGAAGCGGCTGGGGCGGGTCCTGTGGATGGACTGTGC
Coding sequences within:
- a CDS encoding NAD(P)/FAD-dependent oxidoreductase; translated protein: MADRITRREFVVRGAAAAAALAGVACGGERARGGNGRPARVVVAGAGLAGLAAAYELVKRGHDVTVLEARDRPGGRVHTLRGEFADGLYAEAGAVYVPDTHFHTVGYARELGVSLVPAARGRGAAGGRYFVRGRSVSVRPGRAARWPVELAPSEARMSPGALLARYAAPALAAIGDPQHPSWPGEAALRLDGVSFAEMLRSRGASPGAVSLIRLGYLDEWGDGVDAVSALSLLRDLALQRGVEGMSLVAGGTDRLPRALADRLGARIRYGAAVTAIEQDEAGVRVEVAERGTRRTVAADRLVCAIPFPTLRTVRVSPAFSPAKRRAVEGLRTTSITRVYLQVRERCWAPDDVAVPTDLPIMHAVDATAGQAGRRAVLEAFVSGPNARHVAAMQPEARVAFAREHAGRVHPGLARRVEHGASVCWDADPWARGDYAWFAPGEMRAFLPHLARAEGRVHFAGDHTSPWPGWMQGALASGIRAADEVRVAAESR
- a CDS encoding DsbA family protein, which codes for MNRSLLSNLATAAMVACALVVTTLAVRRELFAPAAAGQPDMRPRRVDDWEALLQGGQWMGRRDAPVRIVEFSDFQCPFCAKTHPVLEAVLRRHPDRVAVLYRHFPLDAIHPHARPAAVAAECAGGQGRFEPFATLLFAQQDSLGTKAWSRFAREAGVPDAAAFERCLADARTMASVDRDAKSGADTQVQVTPTLIINGTLHPGALSEEELEKLIANPESR